The proteins below come from a single Benincasa hispida cultivar B227 chromosome 4, ASM972705v1, whole genome shotgun sequence genomic window:
- the LOC120075653 gene encoding tubulin beta chain-like, which yields MREILHVQGGQCGNQIGSKFWEVICDEHGIDATGKYNGDPSSDLQLERINVYYNEASGGRYVPRAVLMDLEPGTMDSIRSGPYGQIFRPDNFVFGQSGAGNNWAKGHYTEGAELIDSVLDVVRKEAENCDCLQGFQVCHSLGGGTGSGMGTLLISKIREEYPDRMMLTFSVFPSPKVSDTVVEPYNATLSVHQLVENADECMVLDNEALYDICFRTLKLSTPSFGDLNHLISATMSGVTCCLRFPGQLNSDLRKLAVNLIPFPRLHFFMVGFAPLTSRGSQQYISLTVPELTQQMWDAKNMMCAADPRHGRYLTASAMFRGRMSTKEVDEQMINVQNKNSSYFVEWIPNNVKSSVCDIPPKGLKMASTFVGNSTSIQEMFRRVSEQFTAMFRRKAFLHWYTGEGMDEMEFTEAESNMNDLVAEYQQYQDATVDDDADFEDREDEYVDQ from the exons ATGAGAGAGATTCTTCATGTTCAAGGTGGCCAATGCGGCAACCAAATCGGATCCAAGTTCTGGGAAGTCATCTGCGATGAGCACGGTATCGACGCCACCGGTAAATACAACGGCGATCCTTCCTCCGATCTTCAATTGGAGAGGATCAATGTCTATTACAATGAGGCTTCTGGCGGTAGATACGTTCCCAGGGCCGTTCTCATGGATCTTGAGCCCGGTACCATGGATAGTATCAGATCCGGTCCCTACGGTCAGATCTTTCGCCCTGATAATTTCGTTTTTGGTCAGTCCGGTGCCGGAAATAATTGGGCCAAAGGTCATTACACCGAAGGAGCTGAGTTGATCGATTCTGTTCTTGATGTCGTTCGTAAGGAGGCTGAGAATTGTGATTGCTTGCAAG GTTTTCAGGTTTGTCACTCCCTTGGAGGAGGCACTGGTTCTGGTATGGGAACCCTTTTGATATCGAAGATTAGAGAGGAATATCCGGACAGGATGATGCTCACATTCTCGGTTTTCCCTTCTCCCAAGGTCTCAGACACGGTTGTGGAACCATATAATGCCACTCTTTCAGTTCACCAACTGGTTGAGAATGCAGATGAATGCATGGTTCTTGATAATGAAGCTCTTTATGACATTTGCTTCAGGACCTTAAAGCTCAGCACTCCTAGCT TTGGTGACCTGAACCATTTGATCTCTGCAACCATGAGTGGAGTAACATGTTGCTTAAGATTCCCAGGTCAATTAAACTCAGACTTGAGAAAATTGGCAGTGAATCTAATTCCATTTCCCCGTCTTCACTTCTTTATGGTTGGATTCGCACCTCTGACCTCCCGTGGCTCCCAGCAATACATCTCCCTCACCGTCCCAGAACTAACCCAACAAATGTGGGATGCCAAGAACATGATGTGTGCTGCCGACCCTCGTCACGGCCGTTACCTGACCGCCTCCGCCATGTTCAGAGGAAGAATGAGCACCAAAGAAGTAGACGAACAGATGATCAATGtacaaaacaaaaactcatCCTACTTCGTGGAATGGATCCCCAACAACGTGAAATCAAGTGTTTGTGACATTCCTCCAAAGGGCTTGAAAATGGCTTCCACATTCGTCGGAAACTCGACCTCCATTCAAGAGATGTTCAGAAGAGTGAGTGAGCAATTCACAGCCATGTTTAGGCGCAAAGCTTTTCTGCATTGGTACACAGGTGAAGGAATGGACGAAATGGAGTTTACAGAAGCAGAAAGTAATATGAATGATTTGGTGGCTGAGTATCAACAATATCAAGATGCCACCGTTGATGATGATGCTGATTTTGAGGATCGTGAAGATGAGTATGTCGATCAGTAA
- the LOC120076447 gene encoding uncharacterized protein LOC120076447: MKQHYNHLKAINSELKAKKQEMIVGGSNYQSEIPEIGTSTLVAMEIAKLTMESSASNLEIDLHQCEPSIKNQTASMEEQSNFEIPNGGIPLYDHSMGPMGIPDLNFSFDELSERYYSKYMAAKARQKRMQICKNKNNNNNNGASNLHS, encoded by the exons ATGAAGCAACATTATAATCATCTGAAAGCTATCAATTCGGAATTGAAGGCCAAGAAGCAAGAG ATGATTGTGGGTGGTTCCAATTACCAATCAGAAATTCCAGAAATTGGGACCTCAACTTTGGTTGCCATGGAAATAGCTAAGTTAACTATGGAATCCTCAGCCTCAAATCTGGAGATTGATCTTCATCAATGTGAACCGTCGATCAAGAATCAGACGGCTTCGATGGAAGAACAGAGCAATTTCGAAATTCCAAATGGGGGAATTCCTTTATATGATCATTCAATGGGGCCAATGGGGATTCCTGATTTGAACTTCTCATTTGATGAACTTTCTGAGAGGTATTACTCAAAATACATGGCTGCTAAAGCAAGACAGAAGAGGATGCAGATCTGTAAGAACAAgaacaataacaacaacaatggAGCTTCCAATTTGCATTCCTAG